AGCTAGAGAACAAACGTTTAGCCCTTATTAAAGAGTTAGAAGAAAAAGGTTGGCGTCCTGAAGATTTATTAAACCCGGTGACTCAAAAAGCCAAAGCTCGCCACACGCGCAAAGCGAAAAATAAATATGTTTATGTGACTGAAATTGGAGAAACTCAATATTGGACTGGGCGTGGTCGAATGCCGGCAACGTTAAAAGCACAAGTTGAATCTGGTAAATCTCTTGATAGCTTTTTGATCCAAGAATAATTTTGCGCGCCACGCCTTTATCGCATACGCGACCGTGTGGAGAAATTGTGCAAAACTTGTACCAAGTTTCACACCGAATTTCACCACACTTAAAGGCTATTTTGTGGATTTTCCCACAGTCACTTCGCCCCCTTGCGTGGGCTGTTCGGGATATTTCGTATTTTCCTGCTTTGGTAGGCAGAAAAATACGAAACACCACTCACCGTTCTTGTGGAAAAATCCACAAAATGGGGAGATCGTGCTACCGAATAAAAATAGGGCATTTAGTTACTTTTTGAAAAAGAACCCATTAGAAGTATGCTTTTCTTGATCCAATAAGGATTTAGAAGTAGAATTGGGGGCGTTAGATCTCTTACTCAATCGGTAAGAATAAAACGATTCGGAAAGTAAAAAAGCACTGCTACCAACAGTGCTTTTTGAAAGTGTTTAGGCTACCTACCAAAGCTACGCCACATAAACACAGAAAAGATGGTTCAGCTACCAACCGAACCATTGAAATTCGGATAGGATTGTACTATAAAATTTGCCGAATGCAAATGTTTTTAAAAATCCTCTCTATTCCGGGTTTGAATTCTGTGTTTTTCAGTGGCGTATATATAAAAATATACAAATATGAAAAATTTAGATTTCGAACAATTCAATTTCAAACAAACATTACATTCAGAAAGAGCGGTAAGGCTCTATCATCGTCACCGTTTTTCACGGAAAATCGAATTAAACGCACGGCACGGTTTATCACAAACGGATATTAACTTTTTGCGTTTGACGGGCAATTATTCTGAATCCCTTTTAAGTACCTTGAAAGTTCGTGAACCGCAATCAGTATCACGACAAAAGCATAAAATTCATAAAGAATTTACCCCTAAAAATATTACTAATACAATCAAGTTTAGTATTGGACAAAAACTGGTCGCGCCGGTAGCAAAACACGATATTAACCTGAATCCTTATGTTCGCAAGCTCCGGAAATCAAAAAAACAACGGTTAAACGTGCGAGATGAACTTGAGGAAATGTGTAAATCCGTATTCCCGGCATTGATTAAACACTGTGAGTATTCAGTTTATGCTGACTGTCTATTTGAGATTAAAGCTCCTCTGAAACAATTAGCTCTTGAATTAGGCGTGTTGTCAAAAAATGGGCGTTATGATCGGTTAAATCGTTTACTTGAAATGATGCAAGAAGCCGGGCTTGCGGTGGTTATGCACGAGTTTGATCAAGAGCGATACAAGCAAAAAGCTGTACGTATCTTCCTATTACCGGATTTTTTCTATTCTTTAGGTCACACAGAAGAAAGTCTTAAAAAAATGGTTGCTTCAACGAATTTGCACCTTATCAAAAAAGGGGCTAAAAAATCCCTTGTAGAACGCGCTCAAGCGCACGAGAAGCGGTTAAAAGGCTTGAATGTAGCTAATATGCAAGCTAATCCTAAAAATGCTGAAAAATATGCACTTTTGCAACGTGCGAAAGTCGATTTTCTCAATGATAAGGCTTTTCGTAATCTTGAAAACAAACGCGTAAAATTTGATCGACAAGAAGATACGGAGCAAAGTGCTATTATATTACCGGATATGCCTTTAACATTAGAGGAACTTGCTTATTTTGCGACAGAAAAACAGGCATCAAAAATTACCCTCACTACTCCACCGATAGATCCGGGAAATCAGAAAAGGCGAATTCACTAAACCTACCTTACAATTTGACCGCACTTTTATTTTATCGAGAGATGAAAGGAGCGGTTATGCCTGTTTCTCTGATTTTGCATATATTTTCTTCCATAGACGACAAAATTTTAATAAAGATTTTGGCTACTTTTTTCATTTTTAGAAAATTAGTAAAATAATTCACAAAAATTGTGGATAAATTTGTGAATTATAAAAGTTAATTACACCTATTATTGCGAAACTTATAGTTTCCTTACGGAAAAATAAAAAGATTAAAAAATCGAAGATTTTTTAATCAAAGATAGCTCCCCACTACGTGGGGCATAATTCGAGCTTCTATTAAGAATAACAGGATAACCTTACTGCAACCAGTTTAGGAAAATTGTTCCTGTGCTTGTCAAGGTCAAGCCCTACGGGTTGGCTACGCCAAACCTTGACAATCACCCACAATTTCCTAATGGTTTTGCAGTAAGGTTATCCTCCTCTCTGTGCTAGCGCACAAAATTTAATTAAATTTGTATTGCATTGAAATACAAATAAGATATAATAAGTTTGTATTTCATTGAATTACAAACTAACTTAACTAGAAAGGAAATTAATGGTGAAAACTATGACTAGCATAAACAATTCATCTTTCAGCTTCAGACTAGCTGGAAATTTAAAACAGAAGGCTTTCAGCGTTATTGAACAGTATGGATTTACACCTTCTCAGGCTTTAAATTTATTTTTAACTGAGATTGCAAATAAAAAAACGATTCCATTGGATCTCTCCTATTTAAAACCAAATGCAACAACATTGGCAGCTATGGAAGAGGCAGAAAATGGAGAATTAGAAATTATTTCTCCTCACAATTCTGATAAGAATATCGTTGAGGTTTTAAATAACTTAATTCCCTAAAAGGAGGGTACTTTGAATGCCGATAATCAACTAACTTTTCAGGTTAGTATCACCACATTATTTAAAAAAGACATAAAAAAATTAGAGGCAAAACAACTTTGCTCACCTGAATTTAATGAGGTTATGTATTTATTACAACATAACAAACCTCTTCCAAAAAAGTATTTAGATCACCCTTTAGAGGGGAAGATGAAAGAATATCGAGATTGTCATATATTCAATGATCTTGTACTAATTTACAAAATTGATAGAGATAAAAAAGAGCTTCAGTTAATTAGGATAGGTTCACATTCAGCCCTATTCAAATAAATTCATATATATAGATCAAAACGCCTAGTAGAAAATATCAATTTACTAGGCGTTTTGGTTTTGTCTAGATACATAAATATTTGTTTTATTGAACAAATATAAAAATAAATATTTTTACAAATAAATATTTGTTTATTTGTTTATTTATGCTAGTATTTAGATGCCAAACAAGAATAAGGAGGATTGAATGAAAGTTATTGCAGTTTTAAGTCAAAAAGGGGGAAGTGGGAAAAGCACTATATCCATTAATATTGCGCGTTGTCTGCAACTTAGAGGGTATAATGTAGCATTAATCGATACCGATCCACAGGCTTCAGCTCGTGAATGGAATGCGCTTTCAAATGAGGATTTCTTTCCAGTGTACGGTTGTGATAAAGGCATATCTGAAAAAGAAATTAAGCATCTAGAAAAAGTCGCTGATTTCCTTTTGATTGATGGTGCGCCACGCATCGAAAAAGCCATGGCAGATTCTATTAAACTTGCTGACTATATTTTAATACCTTTAAAGCCGTCACAATTTGATATTTGGGCGTGCAAAGATTCGATTGAGCTTGTTCAAACTCGAATGCAAATAGATGATAAATTAAAGTCCGGACTTGTATTAAGTCAAGTAAACAAGCAAACCAATTTAGCA
This region of Rodentibacter sp. JRC1 genomic DNA includes:
- a CDS encoding H-NS family nucleoid-associated regulatory protein, with the protein product LENKRLALIKELEEKGWRPEDLLNPVTQKAKARHTRKAKNKYVYVTEIGETQYWTGRGRMPATLKAQVESGKSLDSFLIQE
- a CDS encoding type II toxin-antitoxin system RelB/DinJ family antitoxin, which translates into the protein MVKTMTSINNSSFSFRLAGNLKQKAFSVIEQYGFTPSQALNLFLTEIANKKTIPLDLSYLKPNATTLAAMEEAENGELEIISPHNSDKNIVEVLNNLIP
- a CDS encoding type II toxin-antitoxin system YafQ family toxin translates to MNADNQLTFQVSITTLFKKDIKKLEAKQLCSPEFNEVMYLLQHNKPLPKKYLDHPLEGKMKEYRDCHIFNDLVLIYKIDRDKKELQLIRIGSHSALFK
- the parA gene encoding ParA family partition ATPase; amino-acid sequence: MKVIAVLSQKGGSGKSTISINIARCLQLRGYNVALIDTDPQASAREWNALSNEDFFPVYGCDKGISEKEIKHLEKVADFLLIDGAPRIEKAMADSIKLADYILIPLKPSQFDIWACKDSIELVQTRMQIDDKLKSGLVLSQVNKQTNLAKEVIQFIQENFEIPLLQHSTGSRISYAEVLSSGGTVFEGQSKEAKEEINQITNEILTQLGVKNV